The Comamonas sp. GB3 AK4-5 genome includes a region encoding these proteins:
- a CDS encoding DASS family sodium-coupled anion symporter, which translates to MASTSAPETGPITSKPEPDSNKKLAYLLLGLVLYGIVLALPQPAGLTDSGQVALGLLVLVVVLWISECVSPANSAVVLTGAAVLGLMGTSLTEGGKVMNSSAALTTMLSGFSSTAVLLVAAALFLAVALKHTGLDKRIALIVMSKIGVSPARLVLGAMIVGFVLALFIPSATARVGAVIPIMIGITAALGLAVNSSLGATLMIVTASACSIFNMAIKTGAAQNIISLNFMQEAFGHNVTWGQWFITALPFTLGMSVVLFFAALWILRPQVPAGEDMVGKLRQQLAELGPVTGPEKRLIAVAALLLVMWSTEGMLHPFDTTTTTQIGIALLLMPKIGVMHWSQAEKLVPWGTIVLFAASISLGNLLSKTGAAGWLAQQTLGQMGLSVLPVVAVIGALSVFSIVLHLGFASATGLASTLIPIMIAFTQTLPVSTETAFGIVMIQSFVVSFGFILPTNAPQNMLCYGTNAFSTAQFAKVGIVVTLAGLGLILLLSSTLWPWMGVL; encoded by the coding sequence ATGGCGTCTACATCCGCACCTGAAACCGGGCCGATCACCTCCAAACCGGAGCCTGATTCCAATAAAAAACTTGCTTACCTTCTTCTAGGCCTGGTGCTGTATGGCATCGTGCTGGCCCTGCCCCAACCTGCCGGACTGACCGACTCGGGTCAGGTGGCCCTGGGCCTGCTGGTCCTGGTGGTGGTGCTGTGGATCAGCGAATGCGTCTCCCCTGCCAACAGCGCCGTGGTGCTGACCGGCGCCGCCGTGCTGGGGCTGATGGGCACCTCCCTCACCGAGGGCGGCAAGGTCATGAACTCCTCGGCCGCCCTGACCACCATGCTCAGCGGCTTCTCCTCCACCGCCGTGCTGCTGGTGGCCGCCGCGCTGTTCCTGGCCGTGGCACTCAAGCACACGGGGCTGGACAAGCGCATCGCGTTGATCGTGATGAGCAAGATCGGCGTCTCGCCTGCCCGCCTGGTGCTGGGCGCGATGATCGTCGGCTTTGTGCTGGCCCTGTTCATCCCGTCGGCCACGGCCCGCGTGGGTGCGGTGATCCCCATCATGATCGGTATCACTGCCGCCCTGGGTCTGGCGGTGAACAGCTCGCTGGGCGCCACCTTGATGATCGTGACGGCCAGCGCCTGCTCCATCTTCAACATGGCCATCAAGACCGGTGCTGCGCAGAACATCATCAGCCTGAACTTCATGCAGGAAGCCTTTGGCCACAACGTGACCTGGGGCCAGTGGTTCATCACCGCCCTGCCCTTCACCCTGGGCATGAGCGTGGTGCTGTTTTTTGCAGCACTGTGGATTCTCCGTCCCCAAGTGCCCGCCGGTGAAGACATGGTCGGCAAGCTGCGCCAGCAACTGGCCGAGCTGGGCCCGGTGACCGGTCCCGAAAAGCGCCTGATCGCCGTGGCGGCCCTGCTGCTGGTGATGTGGTCCACCGAAGGCATGCTGCATCCCTTCGACACCACCACCACCACCCAGATCGGTATTGCCCTGCTGCTGATGCCCAAGATCGGTGTGATGCACTGGTCGCAGGCCGAAAAGCTGGTGCCCTGGGGCACGATCGTGCTGTTTGCCGCCTCCATCTCCCTGGGTAATCTGCTGTCCAAGACCGGCGCTGCCGGCTGGCTGGCACAGCAAACGCTGGGCCAGATGGGCCTGTCCGTGCTGCCCGTGGTGGCCGTGATTGGTGCGCTGTCGGTGTTCAGCATCGTGCTGCACTTGGGCTTTGCCTCGGCCACCGGCCTGGCCAGCACGCTGATCCCCATCATGATCGCGTTCACCCAGACCCTGCCCGTCAGCACCGAAACCGCTTTCGGCATCGTCATGATCCAGAGCTTTGTGGTGTCGTTTGGCTTCATCCTGCCCACCAACGCTCCGCAGAACATGCTGTGCTACGGCACCAATGCCTTCAGCACCGCGCAGTTCGCCAAGGTGGGCATTGTGGTCACGCTGGCCGGTCTGGGCCTGATCTTGTTGTTGTCCTCCACGTTGTGGCCTTGGATGGGAGTGCTGTAA
- a CDS encoding MBL fold metallo-hydrolase, with amino-acid sequence MLAYHTIPVTAFQQNCSLVWCDQTRDAAVIDPGGDLETILWEVERLELQLKAIWITHAHIDHAGGTADLAEQLGLPIIGPHPGDQFWIDGLPQQGAMFGFPPSRPFVPTRWLADGDSVSIGQETLAVRHCPGHTPGHVVFHAPQIERCFVGDVLFAGSIGRTDFPQGNHQQLIDSITQRLWPMGDATVFIPGHGPESSFGRERATNPYVGNT; translated from the coding sequence ATGCTTGCCTACCACACCATCCCCGTCACTGCCTTCCAGCAAAACTGCTCTTTGGTGTGGTGTGACCAGACCCGGGACGCCGCCGTCATCGACCCCGGCGGCGATCTGGAGACCATTTTGTGGGAGGTGGAGCGGCTGGAGTTGCAGCTCAAGGCCATCTGGATCACCCACGCCCACATCGACCATGCGGGCGGCACGGCCGATCTGGCCGAGCAGTTGGGCCTGCCCATCATCGGCCCCCATCCGGGCGACCAGTTCTGGATTGATGGCCTGCCCCAGCAGGGTGCCATGTTCGGCTTTCCGCCATCGCGCCCCTTTGTGCCCACGCGCTGGCTGGCGGATGGCGACAGCGTGAGCATCGGCCAGGAAACACTGGCCGTGCGCCACTGCCCCGGCCACACACCCGGCCATGTGGTGTTTCACGCGCCGCAGATTGAGCGCTGCTTTGTGGGTGATGTGCTGTTTGCCGGCAGCATAGGCCGCACCGACTTTCCCCAGGGCAACCACCAGCAGCTGATCGACTCCATCACCCAGCGCCTGTGGCCCATGGGCGATGCGACGGTGTTCATCCCCGGTCACGGCCCGGAAAGCAGCTTTGGCCGCGAGCGCGCCACCAATCCCTACGTGGGGAACACCTGA
- the azu gene encoding azurin, which produces MKKILMTVALCAAGAIAAPAMAADCALTVESNDAMQFNTKSIDVPKSCKKFTVTLKHVGKMPKTSMGHNIVVSSTADMAAVAADGMKATAAADYVKAGDARVIAHSKMIGGGESTTFDIDVAKLKAGTDYSFFCSFPGHYSIMKGALKLI; this is translated from the coding sequence ATGAAGAAGATTCTGATGACTGTGGCCCTGTGCGCCGCTGGTGCTATTGCCGCCCCCGCCATGGCCGCCGACTGCGCGCTGACCGTGGAATCCAACGACGCGATGCAGTTCAACACCAAGAGCATCGACGTGCCCAAGTCCTGCAAGAAGTTCACCGTGACGCTGAAGCACGTGGGCAAGATGCCCAAGACTTCCATGGGCCACAACATCGTGGTGTCCAGCACCGCCGACATGGCTGCCGTGGCAGCCGACGGCATGAAGGCCACGGCCGCTGCTGACTACGTGAAGGCCGGCGACGCCCGCGTGATCGCCCACAGCAAGATGATTGGCGGCGGCGAGTCCACCACCTTCGACATCGATGTGGCCAAGCTCAAGGCCGGCACCGACTACAGCTTCTTCTGCTCCTTCCCCGGCCACTACAGCATCATGAAGGGTGCGTTGAAGTTGATCTAA
- a CDS encoding exodeoxyribonuclease III translates to MFKLTSLNLNGIRSATSKGVEAWVAATGPDCICVQEIKAQAADIQGRFEQLAGLTGYFHFAEKKGYSGVGVYTRHAPSDVIVGLGSAEFDPEGRYVEARFDTPARKLSIISAYFPSGSSGEERQGAKFRFLAEMHAHLMRMKGEREFILCGDINIAHRKEDLKNWRGNQKNSGFTPEERAWMDMALDPVAPTGGIVDVYRQLQPDTTDACYTWWSNRGQAYANNVGWRLDYHLATPALAALARQESIYKGEKFSDHAPITIAYDLTLG, encoded by the coding sequence TTGTTCAAATTAACCAGCCTCAACCTCAACGGCATCCGTTCCGCCACATCCAAAGGAGTGGAAGCCTGGGTTGCGGCGACCGGCCCGGATTGTATTTGCGTACAGGAAATCAAGGCGCAGGCTGCAGATATTCAGGGCCGCTTCGAGCAGTTGGCCGGCCTGACCGGCTACTTCCACTTTGCCGAGAAAAAAGGCTATTCGGGCGTGGGGGTGTACACCCGCCATGCACCGTCGGATGTGATCGTGGGCCTGGGTTCGGCCGAGTTCGACCCCGAGGGCCGCTATGTGGAGGCGCGCTTTGACACGCCGGCGCGCAAGCTGTCCATCATCAGCGCCTATTTCCCCAGCGGCAGCTCGGGCGAGGAGCGCCAGGGCGCCAAGTTCCGCTTTCTGGCCGAGATGCATGCCCACCTGATGCGCATGAAGGGCGAGCGCGAGTTCATCCTATGCGGCGACATCAACATTGCCCACCGCAAGGAAGACCTGAAGAACTGGCGCGGCAACCAGAAGAACAGCGGTTTCACCCCCGAAGAGCGCGCCTGGATGGACATGGCCCTGGACCCCGTAGCGCCCACGGGCGGCATCGTCGACGTCTACCGCCAGCTGCAGCCGGACACCACCGACGCCTGCTACACATGGTGGAGCAACCGCGGCCAGGCCTATGCCAACAATGTGGGATGGCGCCTGGACTACCACCTGGCCACGCCGGCACTGGCCGCACTGGCCCGCCAGGAGTCCATCTACAAGGGCGAGAAGTTCTCGGACCACGCCCCCATCACCATTGCTTACGACCTCACACTAGGTTGA
- the pyrE gene encoding orotate phosphoribosyltransferase, whose translation MVVNGAQQQDQDRLAQEFVQFAVDAGVLRFGEFKTKAGRMSPYFFNAGLFDDGAKMGRLAEFYAKAIMASGMEFDMVFGPAYKGIPLAATVAVELARLGRNVPFAYNRKEAKDHGEGGTLVGAPLKGRVLIIDDVMSAGTAARESIALIRAAGATPHAVAIALDRQEKATENGQDVDHSAVQYVRNQLGLQVATIATLADLLQYLQAQGAGGEMQQHHERVLAYRQRYGVDDKA comes from the coding sequence ATGGTAGTCAATGGCGCACAGCAACAGGATCAAGATCGTCTGGCACAGGAATTTGTGCAGTTTGCCGTGGACGCAGGCGTGCTGCGCTTTGGTGAGTTCAAGACCAAGGCCGGGCGCATGAGCCCGTACTTCTTCAACGCTGGTCTGTTCGATGACGGCGCCAAGATGGGGCGCCTGGCGGAATTCTATGCAAAAGCCATTATGGCCAGCGGCATGGAGTTCGACATGGTCTTTGGCCCGGCCTACAAGGGCATTCCGCTGGCTGCCACCGTGGCCGTGGAACTGGCCCGCCTGGGCCGCAACGTCCCCTTTGCCTACAACCGCAAGGAAGCCAAGGACCACGGCGAAGGCGGTACCCTGGTGGGCGCCCCGCTCAAGGGCCGCGTGCTGATCATCGATGACGTGATGAGCGCTGGGACTGCGGCCCGTGAATCCATTGCCTTGATCCGCGCTGCCGGTGCCACCCCCCATGCCGTGGCGATTGCCCTGGACCGCCAGGAAAAGGCCACGGAAAACGGCCAGGACGTGGACCACAGCGCCGTGCAATATGTGCGCAACCAATTGGGGCTGCAGGTGGCCACCATCGCCACCCTGGCCGATTTGCTGCAATACCTGCAGGCCCAGGGCGCGGGTGGCGAGATGCAGCAACACCACGAGCGCGTGCTGGCCTATCGCCAGCGTTATGGGGTGGACGACAAGGCCTGA
- a CDS encoding exopolyphosphatase — protein sequence MSQKYRLVTRSDFDGLVCAMLFKELDMIDEITFVHPKDMQDGKVRITRNDITTNLPFVPGAHLVFDHHASEVVRNRAFLGNYIIDPHAPSAARVVYKHYGGKARFPSITDELMEAVDKADSAQYALEDILDPQGWTLLNYLMDARTGLGRFREFRLSNYALMMELIQHCRDLPVSQVLQLPDVQERVTLYFEQTERAKAQIQRCATVHDNLVVLDLRDEEPIWATNRFMVYALYPQCNISIHVMWGRGKANTVLATGKSILDRGCTTNVGELMLEYGGGGHLAAGTCQVSCEEADQVLAALVARITSDHHQATPA from the coding sequence ATGAGCCAGAAATACCGCCTCGTCACCCGCAGCGATTTCGATGGTCTTGTCTGCGCCATGCTCTTCAAAGAGCTGGACATGATTGACGAGATCACCTTTGTCCATCCCAAGGACATGCAAGATGGCAAGGTGCGCATCACGCGCAACGACATCACCACCAACCTGCCTTTTGTGCCGGGCGCCCATCTGGTGTTTGACCACCATGCCTCGGAAGTGGTGCGCAACCGCGCCTTCCTGGGCAACTACATCATCGACCCGCATGCGCCCTCGGCCGCCCGCGTGGTCTACAAGCACTACGGCGGCAAGGCGCGCTTCCCCTCCATCACCGATGAGCTGATGGAGGCCGTGGACAAGGCCGACTCGGCCCAGTACGCGCTGGAGGACATCCTCGACCCGCAGGGCTGGACGCTGCTGAACTATCTGATGGATGCCCGCACCGGCCTGGGCCGCTTTCGCGAGTTCCGCCTCAGCAACTACGCGCTGATGATGGAGCTGATCCAGCATTGCCGCGACCTGCCGGTGTCACAGGTGCTGCAACTGCCCGATGTGCAAGAGCGCGTGACGCTGTATTTTGAGCAGACGGAGCGCGCCAAGGCGCAAATCCAGCGCTGCGCCACCGTGCACGACAACCTGGTGGTGCTGGACCTGCGCGATGAAGAGCCCATCTGGGCCACCAACCGCTTCATGGTCTATGCGCTGTACCCGCAGTGCAATATTTCCATCCACGTCATGTGGGGCCGGGGCAAGGCCAACACCGTGCTGGCCACGGGCAAGTCGATTCTGGACCGTGGCTGCACCACCAATGTGGGCGAGCTGATGCTGGAATACGGCGGCGGTGGCCACCTGGCTGCAGGCACCTGCCAGGTGTCCTGCGAGGAAGCGGACCAGGTGCTGGCCGCTTTGGTGGCACGCATCACCAGCGACCACCACCAGGCCACACCGGCCTGA
- a CDS encoding APC family permease, producing the protein MQAADVQKTAQLQKTLVLWQVIIIGLAYIQPMTLLDTFGMVSRDSLQHVPTSYLIALGAVLLTSISYGHMIRKYPSSGSAYTYVQKSLHPNAGFMVGWSSLLDYLLSPMVNILLANIYLSDMFPEVNHWVWVIGLSLMMVVVNLRGVRFVANFSSLIVVLQLLVIGFFTYLIYTKLAAGQNALGDLAQQSGNQGLWSFSPFWSPDADLGKLITGATILCFSFTGFDSLSSLAEETKDTKRTLPRAIFLTALISGLIFVFATYFMQLYFPGAPTQYFKLVDETQPEILMLVGGAFFQSVVLSFAIVTVMASGISAHAGVSRLMYVMGRDGVLPKKFFGHIQPKSHTPSYNIWLAGLICLSAGFFSLEFVVALISFGALTAFSFVNLSVICSYGFRDGRLKTPRDILRFFVLPLLGFASIGALWLEVEETSLKAGVVWAAVGLVYLAWLTKGFKRSAPQLHEEIE; encoded by the coding sequence ATGCAGGCTGCTGACGTACAGAAGACGGCCCAGTTGCAAAAAACGCTGGTGCTGTGGCAGGTCATCATCATCGGGCTGGCCTATATCCAGCCCATGACGCTGCTGGACACCTTCGGCATGGTGTCGCGCGACAGCCTGCAGCATGTGCCCACGTCCTATCTGATCGCCCTGGGCGCGGTGCTGCTGACCTCCATCAGCTACGGCCACATGATCCGCAAGTACCCGTCCTCGGGTTCGGCCTACACCTATGTGCAAAAGTCCCTCCACCCCAACGCGGGCTTTATGGTGGGCTGGTCCTCGCTGCTGGACTATTTGCTCTCGCCCATGGTCAACATCCTGCTGGCCAACATCTACCTGAGCGATATGTTCCCCGAGGTGAACCATTGGGTGTGGGTCATCGGCCTGTCGCTGATGATGGTGGTGGTGAACCTGCGCGGCGTGCGCTTTGTGGCCAATTTCAGCAGCCTGATCGTGGTGCTGCAGCTGCTGGTGATCGGCTTTTTCACCTATCTGATCTATACCAAGCTGGCGGCCGGCCAGAACGCCCTGGGTGATCTGGCCCAGCAATCCGGCAACCAGGGTCTGTGGAGTTTTTCGCCCTTCTGGAGCCCCGATGCCGACCTGGGCAAGCTCATCACCGGCGCCACGATTTTGTGCTTCTCCTTCACCGGCTTCGACTCCCTTAGCTCGCTGGCCGAGGAAACCAAGGACACCAAGCGCACCCTGCCGCGCGCCATCTTTTTGACGGCGCTGATCTCGGGCCTGATCTTTGTCTTTGCCACCTATTTCATGCAGCTGTACTTCCCGGGCGCGCCCACGCAGTACTTCAAGCTGGTGGACGAAACCCAGCCCGAAATCCTGATGCTGGTGGGCGGGGCCTTCTTCCAGTCGGTGGTGCTGAGCTTTGCCATCGTCACCGTGATGGCCTCGGGCATCTCTGCCCATGCCGGCGTCTCGCGCCTGATGTATGTGATGGGCCGCGACGGCGTGCTCCCCAAGAAGTTCTTTGGCCATATCCAGCCCAAGAGCCATACCCCTTCCTACAACATCTGGCTGGCGGGCCTGATCTGCCTGAGCGCAGGCTTTTTCAGCCTGGAATTCGTCGTGGCGCTGATCAGCTTTGGCGCGCTGACGGCCTTCAGCTTCGTCAATCTGTCGGTGATCTGCAGCTACGGTTTTCGCGATGGCCGCTTGAAGACGCCGCGTGACATCCTGCGCTTTTTCGTGCTGCCGCTGTTGGGCTTTGCCTCCATTGGCGCGCTGTGGCTGGAGGTGGAGGAAACCTCGCTCAAGGCCGGCGTGGTCTGGGCGGCGGTGGGCCTGGTCTATCTGGCCTGGCTGACCAAGGGCTTCAAGCGTTCGGCCCCGCAGCTGCACGAGGAAATTGAGTAA
- a CDS encoding LysE family translocator — translation MPISDWSFFAVIATILLTPGPTNTLLAAAGIRSGLRSSWQLIPAECLGYLIATTIWGALLQVVVTESPWLVQLIQLASGLYIGKLGWELWVYASLQPGNSQVPAIGRRQLLVATLLNPKAVIFALALFPAQTWMSASNYACVMGGFSLLVVGIGTLWIAFGAVLLGGRIAWLQPRHFQRVAAVVLWGFAAWLLLKAVGA, via the coding sequence ATGCCTATCAGTGACTGGTCTTTTTTTGCGGTGATCGCCACCATCTTGCTCACGCCCGGCCCCACCAACACCTTGCTGGCGGCGGCGGGCATCCGCTCGGGCCTGCGCAGCTCGTGGCAGCTGATACCGGCCGAATGCCTTGGCTATCTGATAGCCACCACCATTTGGGGGGCGCTGCTGCAGGTGGTGGTGACCGAGTCTCCCTGGCTGGTGCAGCTCATCCAGCTGGCCAGCGGCCTGTACATCGGCAAGTTGGGCTGGGAGTTGTGGGTTTACGCCAGCCTGCAGCCGGGCAACAGCCAGGTGCCCGCCATTGGCAGGCGCCAGCTGCTGGTGGCCACCTTGCTCAACCCCAAGGCGGTGATTTTTGCGCTGGCGTTGTTCCCGGCTCAGACTTGGATGAGTGCCAGCAACTATGCCTGTGTCATGGGCGGCTTCTCCCTGCTGGTGGTGGGCATCGGCACGCTGTGGATTGCCTTCGGCGCCGTGCTTCTGGGCGGGCGCATCGCCTGGCTGCAACCCCGCCACTTCCAGCGCGTGGCCGCCGTGGTGCTGTGGGGGTTTGCTGCCTGGTTGCTGCTGAAAGCTGTGGGGGCTTGA
- a CDS encoding IrmA family protein, translating into MRSLRSFLHSTCAAMLALACWPAQAAGPVLDAWHYGTLRLSSQRCEASFIFDAGPHSFRAVRVQAIAKDRQGQVLARFTLEPDDMGVDRNNRFATARWISPHACGPEVVVLFKTASAQIEGMPTDLLAGQQLRLRRYEPLELRLPQSRERP; encoded by the coding sequence ATGCGCAGCTTGCGCTCCTTCCTCCATAGCACCTGCGCCGCCATGCTGGCGCTGGCCTGCTGGCCTGCGCAAGCCGCAGGCCCGGTGCTGGATGCCTGGCATTACGGCACCTTGCGGCTCAGCTCCCAGCGCTGCGAGGCCAGCTTCATCTTTGATGCCGGCCCCCACAGCTTCCGCGCCGTGCGGGTGCAGGCCATCGCCAAGGACCGCCAGGGCCAGGTGCTGGCACGCTTTACGCTGGAGCCCGACGACATGGGCGTGGACCGCAACAACCGCTTTGCCACGGCCCGTTGGATCAGCCCCCATGCCTGCGGCCCCGAGGTGGTGGTGCTGTTCAAGACCGCCAGCGCCCAGATCGAGGGCATGCCCACCGACCTGCTGGCAGGCCAGCAGCTGCGGCTGCGGCGCTATGAGCCGCTGGAGCTGCGCTTGCCGCAGTCGAGGGAAAGACCGTAA
- a CDS encoding nitroreductase family protein, translated as MTTSRIATAPIAPQFLERSSPRAFVPEPLTTTQVEQVVEAARWAPSASNIQPWHFAYALRGDAHWAAFSTIPNEFNRRWCLNAGALIVVMSDTSAGMHAFDTGCAWGFMALQAHAMGLASHAMAGIEAEAARQVLQLPAHMQVQALVAVGRRGDAATLPEDLASRETPTPRKPLREILSAGPVGHLSKTTA; from the coding sequence ATGACCACTTCCCGCATTGCCACCGCTCCCATCGCCCCACAGTTTCTGGAACGCAGCTCGCCGCGCGCCTTTGTGCCCGAGCCCTTGACCACCACCCAGGTCGAGCAGGTGGTGGAGGCCGCACGCTGGGCCCCCTCGGCCAGCAACATCCAGCCCTGGCACTTTGCCTATGCGCTGCGTGGCGATGCGCACTGGGCCGCGTTCTCCACCATCCCCAACGAATTCAACCGCCGCTGGTGCCTGAACGCCGGCGCGCTGATCGTGGTGATGTCGGACACCTCGGCCGGCATGCACGCTTTTGACACCGGTTGCGCCTGGGGATTCATGGCGCTGCAGGCCCATGCCATGGGCCTGGCCAGCCATGCCATGGCCGGCATCGAAGCCGAAGCGGCGCGCCAGGTGCTGCAGCTGCCCGCCCATATGCAGGTGCAGGCCCTGGTCGCCGTGGGCCGCCGTGGTGATGCCGCCACCCTGCCCGAAGACCTGGCCTCCCGCGAGACCCCCACGCCACGCAAGCCGCTGCGCGAGATTCTGAGCGCAGGCCCCGTGGGCCATTTGAGCAAAACCACCGCCTAA
- the serA gene encoding phosphoglycerate dehydrogenase: MAKTSLDKSKIKFLLLEGIHPSALKVLHDAGYTNVEALSGALEGEELKAKIADAHFVGIRSRTQLTAEVLAAANKLVAVGCFCIGTNQVDLDAARERGVVVFNAPFSNTRSVAELVLGQAILLLRGIPEKNAVAHRGGWKKSAENSFEIRGKTLGIVGYGSIGTQLSVLAEGLGMQVIFHDVVTKLPLGNARQVGLNELLGQADIVTLHVPELASTHGMLGAAQIAAMKPGSILINASRGTVVDIDALAAALQAGQLLGAAIDVFPVEPKSNKDVFQSPLRGMDNVILTPHIGGSTMEAQANIGLEVAEKLVRYSDNGSTISAVNFPEVALPEHPGHNRILHVHQNRPGMLLAINQVFADNGINVAGQYLRTDEKVGYVVIDTDTASSALALEKLSQIPGTIRCRVLF; the protein is encoded by the coding sequence ATGGCCAAGACATCGCTGGACAAATCGAAGATCAAGTTTTTGCTGCTGGAGGGCATTCATCCCTCTGCGCTGAAGGTGCTGCATGACGCGGGCTACACCAACGTGGAAGCGCTGTCTGGCGCGCTGGAGGGCGAGGAGCTGAAGGCGAAAATCGCCGACGCGCACTTTGTGGGCATTCGCTCGCGCACCCAGCTCACGGCCGAGGTGCTTGCTGCGGCCAACAAGCTGGTGGCCGTGGGGTGCTTCTGCATTGGCACCAACCAGGTCGATCTGGACGCCGCACGCGAGCGCGGTGTGGTGGTCTTCAATGCCCCGTTTTCCAATACCCGCTCGGTGGCCGAGCTGGTGCTGGGCCAGGCCATCTTGCTGCTGCGGGGCATTCCCGAGAAGAACGCCGTGGCCCACCGCGGTGGCTGGAAGAAGAGCGCCGAGAACTCCTTCGAGATCCGGGGCAAGACCCTGGGCATCGTGGGCTACGGCTCCATCGGTACCCAGCTGTCGGTGCTGGCCGAGGGCCTGGGCATGCAGGTCATCTTCCACGATGTGGTCACCAAGCTGCCGCTGGGCAATGCACGCCAGGTCGGCCTGAACGAGCTGCTGGGCCAGGCCGACATCGTCACCCTGCATGTGCCCGAGCTGGCCTCCACCCACGGCATGCTGGGTGCGGCCCAGATTGCGGCCATGAAGCCGGGCAGCATTTTGATCAATGCCTCGCGTGGCACCGTGGTCGACATCGATGCCCTGGCCGCTGCGCTGCAGGCGGGCCAGTTGCTGGGCGCGGCCATCGACGTGTTCCCGGTCGAGCCCAAGAGCAACAAGGACGTTTTCCAGTCGCCGCTGCGTGGCATGGACAACGTCATCCTCACGCCCCACATCGGTGGCTCCACCATGGAAGCCCAGGCCAATATCGGCCTGGAAGTGGCGGAAAAGCTGGTGCGCTACAGCGACAACGGCAGCACCATCTCGGCCGTGAACTTTCCCGAAGTGGCGCTGCCCGAGCACCCGGGCCACAACCGCATACTGCATGTGCACCAAAACCGCCCGGGCATGCTGCTGGCCATCAACCAGGTGTTTGCCGACAACGGTATCAACGTGGCCGGCCAGTACCTGCGCACCGATGAGAAAGTGGGTTATGTGGTGATCGATACCGATACGGCGTCTTCGGCGCTGGCGTTGGAAAAGCTCTCCCAAATCCCCGGCACCATCCGCTGCCGCGTGCTGTTTTGA